CTCTTGAGAGGGGCGAGGGGTGTGTCCAAAACTTAGATCAACGAATATTTTTCTTTTCAAAATCATCAATCCAATCTTCAATTCTATTAATGACATTATCCAGTTGATGCCTTACTTCCAGATCATCAAATCGCAAAAAACTTATACCGTAATTCTCCAATCTATTTTGCCTGCGAATATCCCGTTCCTGATTTCCATAATGACTTTCTCCATCAATTTCAATCGCAAGCATTAGCTCATTGCAAAAAAAATCAACTATGTAATTATCCAGCGGTTTTTGTCGGTGAAAATCATATCCTTTCATTTGCTTATTCTTTAAGTAATTCCAGATCATAACCTCAGTGAATGTGCTGTTGTTTCGCAGCACTCTAGCTTTTTCTTTTAGTTTCGGGTTGTATGGGATTATTTTCCTTCTCAT
This is a stretch of genomic DNA from Ignavibacteria bacterium. It encodes these proteins:
- a CDS encoding DUF559 domain-containing protein — encoded protein: MMRRKIIPYNPKLKEKARVLRNNSTFTEVMIWNYLKNKQMKGYDFHRQKPLDNYIVDFFCNELMLAIEIDGESHYGNQERDIRRQNRLENYGISFLRFDDLEVRHQLDNVINRIEDWIDDFEKKNIR